A section of the Candidatus Moraniibacteriota bacterium genome encodes:
- a CDS encoding NAD(P)-binding domain-containing protein, which yields MKIGILGTGVVGRSHAEKLAGLGHEVMLGTQDVEKTLASTEKDAMGNPPFSEWHKEHPDIALGTLSEAATHGEIVYDALKGEIALPAISSLKAELSGKILIDIANPLDFSHGMPPSLSICNTDSLGEQIQKALPEVKVVKTFNTTNAHLQVNPTQLADGDHHLFLSGNDAQAKTKVTEIAKSYGWKHIIDLGDITTARGTEMLLPLWLRLWGALETPMFNFKIVKE from the coding sequence ATGAAAATTGGAATTCTCGGGACTGGTGTAGTCGGTCGGTCTCACGCCGAAAAGCTTGCTGGGCTTGGGCATGAGGTCATGCTTGGCACACAAGATGTTGAAAAAACGCTTGCCAGCACTGAAAAAGATGCCATGGGCAATCCGCCATTCAGTGAGTGGCACAAAGAACATCCGGATATTGCTCTCGGCACCCTGAGTGAAGCGGCCACGCATGGAGAAATTGTCTATGATGCCCTCAAAGGGGAGATAGCGCTCCCGGCGATCTCATCGCTCAAAGCAGAGCTCTCTGGAAAAATCCTGATTGATATCGCCAATCCTCTCGACTTCTCCCACGGCATGCCGCCATCGCTTTCTATCTGCAATACAGATTCGTTGGGTGAACAAATTCAAAAAGCATTGCCCGAAGTCAAAGTGGTGAAGACGTTCAATACGACCAATGCGCACTTGCAGGTCAACCCTACCCAACTGGCGGACGGGGATCATCATCTCTTCTTAAGTGGAAACGACGCCCAAGCCAAAACCAAAGTGACTGAAATTGCCAAGAGTTATGGCTGGAAGCATATTATCGACCTCGGCGACATCACGACAGCACGCGGTACGGAAATGCTTCTCCCTCTATGGCTCCGGTTGTGGGGAGCGCTCGAGACCCCTATGTTTAATTTCAAGATAGTCAAGGAGTAA
- a CDS encoding helix-turn-helix transcriptional regulator yields the protein MILDGKEVVIKMNGHTYHCALDITMAHIGGKWKTVVLWYLRKEPKRFGELKKLMPEITEKMLSLQLKALEKDGIVGRKVYAEVPARVEYFLTKEGKTLLPVLKALALWGRNRGEKYGRFEEVGKGNKKS from the coding sequence ATGATCCTTGATGGAAAAGAGGTCGTCATAAAAATGAATGGTCACACCTACCATTGCGCGCTCGACATCACCATGGCCCATATCGGAGGCAAGTGGAAAACCGTGGTTTTGTGGTACCTGAGGAAGGAGCCCAAAAGGTTCGGTGAACTTAAAAAACTCATGCCGGAGATAACGGAAAAAATGCTCTCACTCCAACTCAAGGCGCTCGAAAAAGATGGTATTGTGGGAAGAAAGGTGTACGCCGAGGTCCCCGCGCGGGTGGAGTATTTCTTGACCAAGGAAGGAAAGACATTACTCCCGGTCTTGAAAGCACTTGCTCTCTGGGGGAGAAACCGAGGTGAGAAGTACGGGAGGTTTGAAGAAGTGGGCAAAGGAAACAAGAAGAGCTAG
- a CDS encoding SDR family oxidoreductase — MEIKDKVVIITGASGGIGSALSKHLAQKGARLALAAHSEATLKALEQSSPGSLAIPTDVRRSEDAKRLVDTAVEKYGRVDILINLAGQGMWAPVEKIDVGEYKKLFDLNVCGYLRMMQAVIPVMRAQGSGAIINVSSKLTTMHFPNEAGYASTKYAVNDLTLTARQELEKDGIIVSLIRPKLVQTDFGKHSVVPEPDMLRDEDNPNHPPLDTPETVAEKIGELIRSGDAELDL, encoded by the coding sequence ATGGAAATCAAGGACAAGGTCGTCATCATCACTGGTGCCTCTGGCGGTATCGGCAGCGCACTCAGTAAGCATCTCGCCCAAAAGGGAGCCAGGCTCGCGCTTGCCGCTCATTCCGAGGCTACGTTGAAAGCACTCGAACAAAGCTCGCCCGGATCACTTGCCATCCCTACAGATGTCCGCCGGTCCGAAGATGCGAAGCGCTTGGTCGATACGGCGGTCGAAAAGTATGGGCGGGTTGATATCCTCATTAACCTCGCTGGACAAGGCATGTGGGCGCCGGTCGAAAAGATCGACGTGGGAGAATACAAGAAACTTTTTGACCTCAATGTCTGCGGATATCTCCGAATGATGCAGGCGGTAATCCCCGTGATGCGTGCCCAGGGCAGCGGTGCGATCATCAATGTCAGCTCCAAACTGACCACTATGCACTTCCCCAACGAAGCCGGGTATGCTTCCACCAAGTACGCGGTGAATGACTTGACCTTGACAGCACGTCAAGAGTTGGAAAAAGACGGTATCATTGTCAGCCTCATCCGACCAAAGCTCGTTCAGACAGACTTTGGGAAGCACTCCGTCGTGCCGGAACCAGACATGCTGCGTGATGAGGACAACCCCAATCACCCTCCCTTGGATACGCCCGAGACGGTGGCCGAAAAGATTGGCGAACTCATCCGTTCTGGTGATGCCGAACTCGACCTCTAA